The Calypte anna isolate BGI_N300 chromosome 1, bCalAnn1_v1.p, whole genome shotgun sequence region CCTGAGAGTTCATGCATGTGACAAGCAGGCAGCCTCCACAGCTCTCAGCCCGGTTGCCAAGATTCCCAACAAGGGAAATAAATGCAGTGACTGTGCTGCTTGTCCTGAATTTGATCGAGATCCTCAGTGCCTTGCTGTTGAGATGCTAGGTGGAGGGGAGGTGTGGCAACATCCCTTTTTGAGCTGTCAGCATAAAATCAGTTGAGTCTCTGCTGTCCTAGGATATAGGAGTGATGTGAAGATCACATTGCTTTTCTTGGTGTCATTCTGCTGGCTGGGCTTAATATCCTGGTGGCCCTCTGGGTTCTTTTTGCTCCCTTAGGTATGTATCCCGGTACCACGTTAAGGACTCTTCCCGCCACGTGATTCTGGGCACGCAGCAGTTCAAGCCCAATGAGTTTGCCAGCCAGATCAACCTGAGCATAGAGAATGCCTGGGGCATCCTGAGATGTGTCATCGACATCTGTATGAAGCTGGATGAGGGGAAGTACCTCATCCTCAAGGACCCCAACAAGCAGGTGATCCGGATCTACAGCTTGCCTGATGGCACCTTCAGCTctgatgaggatgaggaggacgaggaggaagaagaggaagaggaaggtttGTAGCATACTTTGGGGTTTAAGATTTAAGTGATCTACTGATCTGGATGGAAAGGGGTGACCTGTGATAAAGACCAGATCTCAAGGGTAAGATCTGAGAGGAAAGAGGCTGAAGAAGGTCCTGAGGATGATGGGACTCAGTGGTGGAAAAGGTATGAGTGGTGTTGGGAGTACTCAGTTGGAAGCAAGAAGAGCTGAGAGTTGGAAATGCAGATGCATGGGCACTGAGCAAGGACTGATTTTGGCAATGGTGAAGGAGGacccagctccagagcagtagctgggaaagcagagccTGCCAAAAAGCCCTTCATTCAGTGGTGGCCCCAGGTGGATCATTGCTGAGTGCTGTTGGTTTGGGGATATTTTCTAACAGAGTTTTAGAAATGTGAGAGACTGAAAGGTGACAACTTTTAAAACACGTGGGGAACCAGACAGATGGAGGTAATTTAGTGGCAGCTTTCCTAAAACAACTGGTTGAAGCTGGGAAATGGCTGGTGGGTCAGGCTGGGAGGACAGTGGGACCACAGGGACAACTGCTGTCCTCGCTTCACTGCCTGAAACCATCTGCCATCTCTGACTCCTGATCCCTCAGCAGTGGGAATCCACTTGACCTGGAGTTCCTGATGCAAAAAAACatctgctaattttttttttttgtgtgtgtgtgaattaTTAAGCTGTAAACTTAACCCCACTGCTCTGAGTCTTGCTACAGTTTTTATAGGGAAATTATGGGTTTTAATTTGCTTAGGAACATAAGTTGTGTTGTTCCAGATGagcaagtgtgtgtgtggtcCTGTCTTGAGGGACAGTGTGGGCAGGGGGGAGGATGGTACTgaaccccccacccccagaaGCATCCAGGACCAAGAGGGTTTattagttttgtttatttgttttcgGGACCGAGAGGACCCCAATTCGGGGTATTGGTTCGGGACCCCAATTAAGgtattggtttggtttggtttggtttttctttacACAGCCACATTTGCCTCACgatcctttttcttctcttgcagaggaggagagctgAGCCCTGCCGCCCTCTGAAGGAGCCGCCTACCCCCGACCCCTACCCCGATCTTCCCTTTGCCGGTgccgggcggcggcggggggggttcccccccctcccaagcTGATAGCCcgtgaggggatgggggggaggcGCAATAAAGTGTCTTCAGTGACGCTGTGTCGTGTGTCCCTGCGCTGGAATGGATCCCCCCTGGCTGTGCGGGGCAGGGGGGTGCGGGCACTggcaggggtgggagggggatgGCGGGAGGCGGGATGCGGCGAGAGGTGTGTGCGGTAGCTCCCGCCCCTTCGAGCGTCCCCCCCCAACCCCGCCTGCGGGGGACGCGTGGTACGAGCGGGGCGGTGGCGACGGCGGCGTCACGTGAGGCGGGGCTCGCACGCATCCCGCCTCGGCGGGGGCGGGGACGGCGCTGCCCGTCCCTCCCCttatccccccccccccaccgcTCCTCTTGCTCcgcctccccttctcccccccccatcctcctTCGCCTTTCCCGGGCCCCGCACCCACCCGCCGCCTGGGCGCGTGCGGGAGGCGCGGAGCGGCGCGAGCTCCGTGGTGCAGGTGTGGCCGTCGGCGGGACCGGGTGCGGGCGGCTCGGGGCGGGGCGggacaccaccaccaccacccctgctCCCCGCGCCTCGAGTGCGGTGGCGCCTCGCGGGTTGGCGGCCGCACTCCGCATGCCGCCGGGACCGCGGGGGGGGGACGGGGAACTGGGGCGAGGGGGAGTTACATCGCTGCCGAGGTGGGTCCCTATGAGCACCCCATCTCCCATTGGGTGGCGGGGTTGCGCCTCGCTTCCCCATTGGCTGTTGGGACGCTGCGGGGGTGCCCAGGGGTGCTGTCCCGCCTTCCCGCCTGCTGGCCGAACGCTGTCTCCTAttggctgggggggggggctccGTCCGCCCATTGGCTGGGAGAACTGGGAGCCCTTTCGCGATTGGATGGCCCCACCCCGACACCCCCACCTCGGCCTGAGGCTCTGAGGAGCGATGGTGACAACATGGCGGAGAGGGGCCTGGGCAGGGCCCGGCCAGGCAGACCGGGGGTGGCTCTGGCGGGGAGGCCTCTGCCCACCCCCGGGTGACACCTCCCCGCACCTTTCCCCTGCAGGGGCGGCTCTCCTGGCACCGCCATGGCCCCAGCGGTCTGGGGGACGCTCCTGGGGCTGGCCTTGTGCAGCCTGTGTGTGGCGAGCAGCGCCACTTTACTCTACCACGACTACTGCATCATCGGTGCCGGCCCCGCGGGCTTGCAGGCAGCCTATTTCCTCCAGCAAGCCAACCGGGACTACGTCGTCTTTGAGCGGAGCCACGCTCCCGGCAGCTTCTTCGCTCTCTACCCTCGCCACCGCAAGCTGATCAGCATCAACAAGTGGCACACGGGCAAATCCAACAGCGAGTTCAACCTCCGCCACGACTGGAACTCGCTCCTCAGCCATGACCGCCGGCTGCTTTTCCGACACTACTCCCGGGACTTCTTCCCCAACGCCGATGCTATGGTGCGTTACCTGGAGGAGTTTGCTTCCCTGTTGAAGCTGCGGGTTCAGTACAACACGGCCATCATCCACGTGACCCTAGAGAGGGACGAGCGGGCCTGGAATGGCCACTACTTCCTCCTGACTGACCAGGACAGGCAGAATTACAAGTGCAGGTAAGGGGTGAACCCAGGGCTAGCCACACTGCTCTACGTGGACATCTTCCAAGTCACAAAATAGCAGAATAAATTGGGTAGGAGGAGACCAATAAAGGTAATTTTGTCCAAGCGTCCTACCCAAAGTAGGGACAGCaacaccaggttgctcagagccttaCCCAGCTGAGGCACAGGTATCTGCAAGGATGGAGGAGTTACAGACTTAGGCCAGATTGGATgagactttgagcaacctggtctagtgggaggtgtcgCTGCTCATGCAAAgaggttggaaccagatgatctttaaggtcacttctgacccaagccattctgtgattctatgaccctGAGACACCATCACAGGGTAAAAACACTTCGTTGGGATTGGCAGGATGTGTAGGTGGAATAACTGCTCTTGGGAAGGCATTGCCTTTTGCAAGCAACATTGTGCCTTAGACAGCCAAGGAAGTGGCAGGGCAGACAAAACTGGCTGCAGTTCCCATCACCACAGGTTCCCTCCTTAATAGGTAAACTTTTGCTTGATCActagataatttaaaaaaaaaaaaacaaaaactcagTCATATTTGTAGCCACTGTTTCCCTCATTACAAGCTCGAGTGACTCAGTGCAGTGGCACTTCACTTCCCTTAACCCATGTGTGCTTAGAGGTACATCCCAGCCAAGTGAAACCccaggctggcacagagctgTCAGGGGGAAACCAGAGAAAAGTGGTGCCATTGCAGCAGAGAGAGACAACTGAGAGAAATAACTCCCAAGGCTGAGTGTCCCTGAATTCCCCTTCCCTTTGTCACACTTACGTGTGTATCCTGTGCCGCCACCGTGCTACGTTCCTAAAAACCTAGAAATCACTCATGAACATACGGAGCATGTTTCTCACCTCTCCTGagcactgcagctctgtgaCAGCAGGTCAGGCTGGCTGTCACTTGGAGGTGCACTGGCTGGCAAGCTCAGAGGGGACAGAAGGCAATCCCGGACACCCACGCACCGTGAGTGATTTGCTTTCAGGAGCTGTGAGAGCAAGGCTGAAACAGCAGACAGTGCCACAAGCCACGGCTGCCTGGTGTTTCCTTCTAAGTCACAGAAATTTCGAGTAAAAGTTCTTAGAGAGAGATAACAGCTATAAAAAGATAATGGTACTTGATTCTGGTTTTAATAATCAGGGGTGTTGCTAACAGGTTTTTTATGACGAGgggttacattttaaaacaccaaaaccattttctgtcccttttaaAAGTTACTTCTGTTCTACTGTACTAAGTGgcaacaaaaattttaaattggTTATCTTTTATGCAACAGATATAATCGACCTGTGAAACTGTAGTGTTCCATACATCATCAGTGAGTACATTTGAATAGTGCTTGCACGTTTGTGAAAAACAGGAGGCCTATATGTACAGCTCCCATGCTGACTTTTGTGGCATATGATGACATGTGTAGTAGTCTTTGTTGGCCTGAGGATAGGGAAGAGAGGAGCAGGTCATGAAGTGCAGCTGGGcagagttttcttttgaaaccaTGGCTTGTGCAGCTGATCCAGCATGGCTGGAGGGGGCACATCGTAGCCATCTTCCATAGCGGGAGGAGGAAGGGGTGATGAGATGGAGTGATTGACCCATTCCCATAATTCCTGCATTCTCTGCCACTATCCCTGTTTTTGCAGCTCTCTGTTGGTTGCCACTGGGACGTGGGTCCCCAACGTGGTCAATTTCCCTGGCTCAGAATACGTTGAGGGTTATGAGACCGTGTCCATCAACCCAGAAGATTTTGCTGGCCAAACTGTGTTGATCTTGGGCCGAGGGAACTCGGCCTTTGAGACAGCAGAGAACATCCTGGGTGTCACAAATTTCATCCACATGGTGAGCCGGTCCCGTGTGCGCCTCTCCTGGGCCACTCACTACGTCGGGGATCTGAGGTAGGAAGCCATTCCTCTTCTCTTCATAACACAGCCAGCACACGGGGAACAACTTCTTGTCTGAGTGACAAGACTGGCACAGGAGGTGTTGTGCTCCTGGGGGTCACAGAGGAAATGTGGGACCTTCTGTCTTTACTTCCTTGGTTTAAAGCAGTTCAGGTTTTAGTTGCTGAGCACAGGAGCTTGACGACATCTCTTTGAGGTCTGtgtaaaatctgaaaatgtcCTCTTGGAAATTGTATCATTAAAAAGTGCTGGCTCCCAAGTTTTTCCCTTGCTTGCAATCATAGAGGAGAGATGAGAGGATGACTACATCCTCCAAGGGCAGCAAGGCTATGTTACTTGAGCTGTTCCTGTGAGGCCTGAGGCTCTGCAGATAACCTTTGCACTGAAGGGGGAGCATGGGATGCCTGGTTTAGATGTCCCATTCCCAGCTGCTGAAACTGAACTGTGGATCacacctctcctcctctcttttagCCCTTCTTACATTccccttgggtttttttgtagagCAATTAACAATGGCCTGCTGGACACCTACCAGCTGAAATCTCTAGATGGGCTTCTGGAGGGTGACCTGGAAGATCTGGCCATTGTCAAGGACAAGAAAGGGAAGCTGCACATCACACTCCGCTTCTACCTGGAGgacagaaacagcagcacaggcatCGACTCCATCACCCTCCCGCAGGATGAGCTGGATAATTTTGCCACCCGTGCACCTTATGACCGCGTCATCCGCTGCCTGGGCTGGAAGTTTGACTTCTCCATCTACAACAGGTAAGGGAGAGCAAGGATCACCAGGGAAGGAGGTATTTAGAGTGAGACTATGAAAGGCCTGACTAGGGACAAAAGAGAAGGGCAGGTCCTCTCCTGTCAGCGTGGCCTGGACCCCCACGTCCTCTGAGCTACCTGGTGTCACACAGCTATGTCAGTGTCCCAAAGGGAGCGTGTAAGCCACAGCCTTCTGACCAACAAGCTGACCTAAGTCTGAACAAATGGAAGTGTTAGGACTTGGATGACACAGAACAAGCTTGCACATTTAGAACTTAACATCCTGGCTTGCCAGGTCACAGGGAGAAAGCTAGCAAGGCTagcaatgttttctgttttgagatgtttagggttttttgagTGAGGATGGTGTACACAGGTATGGATCACTACAGAAAGGTTttgtcagctttttttccctgagcatGCAGCCTTCCCTCCACCTGGGTTTGTTTATTACATCCATCAGTTGAAATCAATACTGCTAATTTCACTGTCTTCCAAAATCCACAATCAGTGACTTAGGCTGGAATCTAATCTTGTCTAGATCTACCACAAAATGAGTAGCTTTGTCTTCTGAGAAGATCATCCTTGACTTTATGCCCTTGGGGAAGTAGCAATGCCACAGCATTGGAGGCAATGGAGGCAATGGGGGGCAATGGGGGGCAATGGAGGCAATGGGGGGCAATGGGGGCATGAAGCAGTCTtgcaggctggtgaagggacttgagcacagaccctatgaggagaggctgagggagctggggctgttcagcctaaagaagaggcagctcaggggagacctcatcactctctacaactccctgaaaggagggtgtagccaggtgggggttgggctcttttgccaaacaactttcaacaagacaagagggcatggtcttaagttgtgccaggggaagtttaggttggatattagaaagaatttctttacagagtgatcaagcattggaatgggctgcccagggaagtagtggattctccgtccctggaggtatttaaaaagagactggatgtggcactcagtgccatggtctagcaactgcaacggtggttcaagggttggactggatgatctctgaggtcccttccaacccagccaaatGATTCTATGCAGTGGCTACAATATAACATGTGCCTTAGCAGTAACACTGTTTTTCCACCCCTGCTCTTACTGACGGCCTGCTCTTCTCTTTTGCACATCAGATCCCTTAGAATGATGCCAGGAAAAGGGAATATAAAGAAGTATCCTCAGATCAAACCTAGTTATGAGTCCAGAGGCACTCGAGGGCTTTTTGTTCTTGGCACTGCTAGCCACTCTGTTGACTTCAGGAAATCTGCTGGTGGCTTTATCCATGGATTCCGCTATACAAGTGAGTTCTGGGGTGTACAGAGGGGCCTGAGGTGGGAATTGTTCCTCCCCTTTGAAGGAAGAGTTCATCTATTACTGCTGCAAAGACATCGCCCTTAGTCTTGTGCCGGCAGTAAGAACAACAAAGcgcagctgagctgcagcagcatctgaagTGGAGGAGAAGCAACTTGGGGTCATATCAGAAGTTTCTGGTtgtctgtctttgttttgtcttgtgtcTCCCTTGCCCCTTATCTCTTATTTATGTAACACAATAGATTTCTGCCTGGCAGATGCTCTGCCTCATGACAGGCTGTGGGTGAGAGGTCTGTGCTGGGGAGTTAAAACCCAGTGGCTTTGGGCAGTAGAGAGAATTTCTGTCTTTATGTGTGTGTGCCCATGCTTATCATTAAAGGACTGCTCAGAAGTAGTGAAATGTCCCCGAGGATACCCCGCACCCCCCACCAACCACTTAGCATCACATCAGCTTTCAGAGGGCATCtccactgcagttaccagtgATTGGGGTGGGAGATCCTGAGCACGGATGAGCTGTAAAACTTATTTATTCTGTCCTGCCGGtatctgtgtgtgctgcagcagagcagtcagATAAGGGCAAGCTTGGATTTTTAAATAAGCTGGGTTTTGTTCCTCTCACTGTCTTAGCTCGTGCAGTCCACCGCCTATTGGAAAACCGTCACCATGGTGTCCCCTGGCCATCCACAGTCTACCCTGTTACACAGCTGACCAATTCCATCATCAAGCGGGTGAATGAGGCCTCGGGCCTCTACCAGATGTTCGGTGTCCTGGCTGACATCATACTGCTGAgagagtgagtgagtgagtgagtaATTATTCCCAGCCCTGTGATCCATCgtttcattccttttcctttaccATTGCTTCCTGTGGTATCACCACAAAGATTGCTCCATTGCTGCCTAAGGACGTTACCATCACATAGGCAGCCACCTCAAAACCTGTACCAATGCCACAACTGATGCCAGTATACCAAATTCTGCCAAttacttatttcttttaagGGGCTGAAATGGTCCAGACCTTCCCTCTAGGCTCAAGAGGTGTCGTTACTTGCAGAAAAACTTTCCATGAGCAGTGCTTATGTAGGGAGGAGCCCCATAATCTGGGAAAGTAATGGAGTCTTGTAACAGTATCTGCAGCCTTCATAAGCTCTGCAATCAAGTCCAGCCCTGATCTGTAATGACCAAAAATAATCACTATCTGATGGCTTTTTGGCCTTAGCCTTGACCAGCTGAGGGGGTGCTGTAACCCAGCTGGCTTTTCTCTGGTGGAAAATTCTGTTGGCTTTGGTTGCAATTCACAGGAATGCCACATCATTTGAATACTTGGAAGAGTATCCAGTTGGAGTCCTGTCTGAGCTGGAAATGCAGACAGGGAGAAAGGCTCCCTATGGGCTGTTTGTTGTCATCATGGAATATGGAAGGAATTTCTCTGGAGCTGACAAGGATGTCTTCTACTACAATCGAGCCGTGGGAGAGGCACAGCATGCCTGGCAGTCCAACTTTTTGCATCCTGTTATTTACTATTACAAACGCCTCCCAACAGGTAACCTTTCCCACCTCCTGTTAATTTCCTGATACCAACAAAACAGAGgggatgaaaaaataaaacttcagagCCAAAGAAGCAAGGGGGTAGTACCTAAAGGTACTGCACACCCTTCTTCTCCGATTCCTTCACATCCATCCTCTTGGGCAAGTAAATGCTGAGAGTCAGCAAGAAGTTTCCATTGGTCTGGTTGATACGAGGCATGGGATGGGGTTGTACTGGAGATTTCACATTTCAGAATAGGATCAAACAGGCATGCTGGGAACTGCCCCATTCCCAAAATGAGAAATGTTGCTTCCCTTTGGACAGTACCCTGTATGTGTTTTGCAGAGTCATGGCAGATGAAGCTGGGCTGTTTAGTGTTGTCGCCAAAACAAAGCTGCTCTCTGTAGCCAGCCCAGGTCTGAAAGGTCACGCAGCAATGGAGGCAGCCAAAGGCAAAGGTTTGAAGATGAGTGTCAGAGCCAGCAAACAAACGTGGTCAGAATACTGATTGCCTTGGGAAAGTAATGTGCTGAATCTTCATCTCCAGAAACCTCGGGTCAGGGTCCGACCTGCCTTGCATGAAAAGAAGAGTGCTGGGTAGCAGAGGTACAGCTTGAATGCAGCTCAGCCCGTctggcagcccctgcccagggggGAGTGAGAGTGAGGTGACAGGAAGTACTGCAGGAGGGGCAAGgggcagctgtgctgtggcagGGCTGTTGAGGACACAGCTAGCAGAAGGGGATTGCAAATGAAAGTAAAGCAGGGATTATAAAGGTCAGGACAAAAGCTGGAACAGCTGTCGTGGCTGCTTTCCGCTCCAGgagtggtttgtttggttggttttgtttttttttaatgccgtttctgcttctgaaagatTCCCTTAATGTTCTCTTGGCAGAGCGGGAGATGAGTCTTCGTCCCCCAGACTGGCCTCTCCCTCGCCCAGATGCTGTGCATCACATCGTGGAGGACTTCCTGACAGACTGGACGGCCCCAAACGCTCACATCCTGCCTCTGAGGCGCTTTCTGGAGAACTGCCTCGGCACCGACCTGCGCAATTTTTTTGCAGGTAATTTGAGCACGGGGTCGATCAAGGTGACAGAAGTAGAGGTGCAAGGGACAAGCAAGAGGACCAATGTCTTCTGCAAATAGCTGATACATCCCTGTGATGAGCTGATGGTCTCGCTGTTAGTCACAGCTCTTTGATGCATTCCCCAGGCAGTAAAATTGCCGGTGTGCATGTCCCCAAATAACCTTTCCTCTCGCTCACCATCAGAGCAAACCTGCCCTGAGCATACCCAAACGTAGGGAAAGGTGTATGAGGTTGGGTTCAGCCCCTTTTCTACCTGCAGCTTTCCTTCTGCCTCCATTATCCAAATGTTCCTTTTTGCCACTGGGTACCAGATCTCTTTTCATGTCCTGATGATGACATTCTCATGGGAAATGGGAGAGCAGGGATGTGAAAGCTGGTGAGCCTCTGCTACGTCCCTTCCTGGTCTGAAGACTGGCCTGGGAACCTCCTGAAGGAACCTCACATGCAGAAAGGGAAGCAATCCTCTGATATGAAGAAGATGGCAGAGAGCTGCAAGCTCAAATgcagctcctcttcctctcagAGTGCAGACTGGAGATTCCACCCTGCATCTCCATAACTGAGCTGATTACTGCTGCCATccagggcagggtgctgggtgcaaCACTCCtgtctttttccctctttctctcagcctttctctcTGAATGAATACTCCAGAGTTCCAGGAGTTATCTTCTCTGTGGTACCTCTGCTGCGTCTGATTTTTGATCCTCTCTTTCCCCTGCAGAGTCCTGTTTCCTGTTTGCCCTCACACGTCAGAAGCTGCCTCCCTGCTGTCAGCAGGGGTACCTGAGGATGCAGGGCCTTCTAGGGAGTGAGAGGCTCCGGCGCCACGCAGCAGAAGCTGGCCTGCTGCAGGATTACACTCTCACAGACTTCTCAGGGAACAGACCCCCTGACAGCCACACAGGGTCACAGGACCAGCTGCTGAGGGACCACACGGTGAGGGTTCATCCCCTGCAGCATCTTGTTAATGCCAAGGATGAGCTTTAAGCTGTCTCACTGCACACTGGGACCCATCAGTGCTGTTGGTGACAATGTTGTAATGGAGATCCACAGCAGGATTCTGCCCTTTTCCTGGCACTTTTTCCATCTCCATGCCTTCTACTCATCATGAGTTACCAAAGACTTGCTCAGATCTTGATGTTACAAAGAGGACCAACATGCTCTGGAGGATAAGCAAGAGGCCAAAATCTAGTGACGTTGAGGCCCTCATGTTGTCTTTGCAGAGTTCAGAGTTACCTGAAGATGGTGTTTATCTCCCAGTCCAACATCTGCAGTGACTTTCAGGAGTTACAGAAGAGAGTTCAGGAACACCTGGGtaacttaaaatgttttgtcCCCCTTCAGAGGTGACCTGCTCACACCCTGTGGCAGCCCAGTGCAGGCTGTCTGGATGCCCTACGGGGTGTATACTTGAAGGTGTGCTAAATCCCAAAATGGTGCTCCCAGCAAACTTCCTGGTATTGTTTCCTGCATTTGAGTTGGGGCAGTTGTGTCACTTGAGTAGAGAGACTGGTTTTTTAGTAACTATAAAGGTGGGATAATGTGCAGTTTCCCACAAAGCACTACAAGGGACCTTTCCTTCCATGGAGGA contains the following coding sequences:
- the FOXRED2 gene encoding FAD-dependent oxidoreductase domain-containing protein 2; its protein translation is MAPAVWGTLLGLALCSLCVASSATLLYHDYCIIGAGPAGLQAAYFLQQANRDYVVFERSHAPGSFFALYPRHRKLISINKWHTGKSNSEFNLRHDWNSLLSHDRRLLFRHYSRDFFPNADAMVRYLEEFASLLKLRVQYNTAIIHVTLERDERAWNGHYFLLTDQDRQNYKCSSLLVATGTWVPNVVNFPGSEYVEGYETVSINPEDFAGQTVLILGRGNSAFETAENILGVTNFIHMVSRSRVRLSWATHYVGDLRAINNGLLDTYQLKSLDGLLEGDLEDLAIVKDKKGKLHITLRFYLEDRNSSTGIDSITLPQDELDNFATRAPYDRVIRCLGWKFDFSIYNRSLRMMPGKGNIKKYPQIKPSYESRGTRGLFVLGTASHSVDFRKSAGGFIHGFRYTTRAVHRLLENRHHGVPWPSTVYPVTQLTNSIIKRVNEASGLYQMFGVLADIILLRENATSFEYLEEYPVGVLSELEMQTGRKAPYGLFVVIMEYGRNFSGADKDVFYYNRAVGEAQHAWQSNFLHPVIYYYKRLPTEREMSLRPPDWPLPRPDAVHHIVEDFLTDWTAPNAHILPLRRFLENCLGTDLRNFFAESCFLFALTRQKLPPCCQQGYLRMQGLLGSERLRRHAAEAGLLQDYTLTDFSGNRPPDSHTGSQDQLLRDHTVRVHPLQHLVNAKDEL